From Weissella diestrammenae, a single genomic window includes:
- the thiM gene encoding hydroxyethylthiazole kinase: MNTVTELQTKMQQVVSVVKSTTPLAPSITNTVTINFVANTQLAVGGSAAMIYLPDEGITLAQMANSFYLNSGTLEPFYTETFPATAKAMHEQHKNWVLDPVALGIGTMRTNLMHEFKSYKPTIIKGNASEIIALASLWELIHHQDSTVKGVDTTDTVDAARQAAVALAQYTSGAVVVSGTDDLVTDGQQVIMSHGGSPMMGLITGAGCSLGGVINVYATSTDPLTAALTGVQIYNLAGQRAAELANGPASFQTAFIDALYHATAEEIAHNPFDVEAI, encoded by the coding sequence ATGAATACTGTCACTGAATTACAAACTAAAATGCAACAAGTCGTCAGCGTAGTTAAATCAACAACGCCACTCGCACCGTCAATCACAAACACTGTGACGATTAATTTTGTCGCCAATACCCAACTTGCTGTTGGTGGTAGTGCGGCAATGATTTATTTACCAGATGAGGGAATCACACTAGCCCAAATGGCTAACTCGTTTTACCTTAATTCAGGTACCTTGGAACCCTTTTATACTGAGACCTTTCCAGCGACAGCCAAGGCCATGCACGAGCAACATAAGAATTGGGTGCTCGATCCAGTTGCACTCGGCATTGGTACCATGCGTACCAACTTGATGCACGAATTCAAAAGTTACAAGCCAACGATTATTAAAGGTAATGCGTCAGAAATTATCGCACTGGCTTCTTTGTGGGAATTGATTCATCATCAAGATTCAACGGTTAAGGGTGTCGACACGACAGATACCGTGGACGCTGCACGACAGGCTGCCGTTGCATTAGCCCAATATACAAGCGGAGCGGTAGTCGTTAGCGGAACTGACGATTTGGTAACTGATGGCCAACAGGTTATCATGTCACACGGCGGTAGTCCCATGATGGGGCTCATTACTGGTGCTGGTTGTTCACTTGGGGGCGTCATCAATGTTTATGCCACTAGTACTGACCCATTAACAGCTGCCCTCACTGGTGTTCAGATCTACAATTTAGCTGGTCAGCGCGCTGCAGAATTGGCCAATGGTCCTGCTAGCTTCCAAACAGCTTTCATCGATGCACTCTATCATGCCACCGCTGAAGAAATCGCCCACAATCCCTTTGATGTGGAGGCAATCTAA